Within the Oncorhynchus clarkii lewisi isolate Uvic-CL-2024 chromosome 2, UVic_Ocla_1.0, whole genome shotgun sequence genome, the region GTTGTCCTTTTCCTCGTCCGCCAATTCCgggtcctcttcttcctcctctcttgtaTCCATGGCCGCCATTGTCGGAGGCAACCCTGGGGTTCCCACAAGCAACAGTCTAATAGGAAGCTTCAGCAGCGCCGTACAACAACATCAGCCTCAACCTCCACAGCAACCAGTCCTGCAGCCACtgcaacaaccacaacaaccccAAACAAAACCTTGCACCCCCAGCCCACCCAGCCACCCCCTTCTCTCCAccgccccctctctccccacacccACCACACCCATCTCAGCCTCCCCAAACTCCCTGCCCCAGGTCTTGCCTGGTCATATCCTCAACTCCAGCCTAGGCCTTGGGTTGGGCCTGGGTAAAGTTGGCATGACGGGGACAAGCAGTGCCAACTCAATGTCTGGTCTTGGCCTGACTGGGATGTCTGCCTCTCTGAACACCATGGCAGGCCTGCTCTCTGGGTCCACCCATGCCCCTTACGCCCAGGCAGCCGCGTTGGGAGGCctgggtctgagtaccactaccCAGTCCAGTGTCTCAGTGGAGAGCTCCTCCATCCCCACCTCTTGCTCCAGTGGAGTGACCACCAACGGGGCTGGGACAGGCCTGGGCCTGCTGGGGTCCAGCCCAGCACACGGCTCCCTGACTGGGGGGATCCTGGGCCTGGTGTCTGGGCAGAGTGTGATCCCTGGGCCCCCTCTGATCCCTCTCAGCCCGGTCGGTGCTGCCCCTGGGGGGGCAGTGGGGATGATGGGAGGAAACGGAGGAAGCATGGGGCCAATCGGAGGAGTAGTTGGGTCGAACGCAGCCCCTGCCAGACCGCCCAGTGGACTGAAGCAGAACGGAAGCACAAGTATGTtcactgtctgtgtggctgtctgGGTTTGTCTGTTTCTTTATGTACCTTTTCTGGATGTGGGATTGAGCATTAGTAGTAATGTTTCCACCGTCTTTCCCATGGCCCAGGTTACAGTGCTGTGGTGGCAGAGAGCACAGCAGAGTCCGCCTTCAGCACACCCAGCCAATCACAGAGCAGCCAGCCTTCCTCGCTGACCTCCTCAGCCAGTCAGCAGTAAGTGATATCAAATTCATCCAAGACCATTCATTTTTTTCGATGATAAAAATGTCCTtatgtcttctctctccctcagtatgGACAACGGTCCCAGCCTCATCAGCTCCATCACCTTGCCCCCCAGCTCTCCGTCCCCCTCGTTTTCCGACAGTATCACCGGTGGAGGGAGTCTCCTCAACGGAccccactcctacacacaggccTCTGAGGGCCTCAAggtgaggggagatggaggggaaggACAGACAGATGTGAGGCTGAGAGATGAGCACTTTGTCCTGATGTTCTTAAATGGCCTCCTCTCCTACCACTGTTTCCCTTCGGCTCGGAGAGGTTTTATACAGTTCaacagagggatggagacagtTGGCCATTTAACAGTATGAGAACACAGTGTTTGGTGAACACTAGAACCTCCACGGCAGCCATTTTGACCGTGGTTGTCTATAATACGAATACAACTTGGAAACAAACAAACTCACAAAAATACTGATAGTTTAGAAATTAACACAATTTTCAAAACTTTCTCCGCATAAAGAAAAAGAAATTCACAAAATGTGCTGTAGATCACAACTCCCACACCATTCACAACAAATTTTGTCAGCTATTCGGGAGATTTCCAATGATGAAGCATCTCCTAAATGACCTTTTTTTCTGTTATTTCTTAGTTAATTAACATGTATAATAGCATTGTAATAAGGTTAGAATAACCTGTAGAGACTGCCCTCTGTCCCCAGCTTCCTACAGACCTCCGTCAGATACTGATGGAGACCAGAATGTCAGCGCAGGTCCCAGAGCCGCCAGGGGCCATGGCTACAGCCACTAACACACGAAAGAGAAAGCAGTGTCAGGtagagacccacacacacacggaaatatACACATTCATACTCGacttacacacactcactcctaaACACATCCACAAAGCCACTAACACAGGAAACCGAAAGGTGACACAGATTTAAATACACACAATCTCTAACTCTGACACAGACACGCTTACACACCAAAAATATAGAAAGAAGGTTGAGGTAGTCAGATATCAGTGCTAGCCAAAAAAACATCTGTGTCACAGGGAAATTGACATTGCCAAGTGGCTGGATTAGTTCCTCCACCACACACCAAGAACATACAAGATATATGATTGAAGAGCCTGTATTTGTAAAGATTGTGTATAGTGTTGAATTAGTAAGGACTCCATAGGATCTTGAATTGGCAGGTTTATTTGGTCATTGTTGGTGCAGTCATTGTGGCTGGCCGTGGGGGTTCTAGTTGCAGGTAGGAGTGTGTTGCTTCACACCATACAGGGAATGGATGGTGGACTGGTACCAGGCTTCTACTAGTATCTCATGGTGGAAGAACTGTTGAATTGTGTATTGGTTTTCATAAATTCTGTTATCTTTGACCCTTGCTCTTCCAAACTCCccctcaccccactctctctctctctgttccatccatctctcctccctccctccttccctcaggcCCCGGAGCCTCTGAGTTCTCTGAAGGCGATGGCTGAGAGAGCAGCATTAGGATCAGGTCTGGATGGAGAGATCCCCAACCTGCACCTCACAGACAGAGGTAAGAATCAACTCAATTAACAAGTTTAAAATCACATCTTGAAGGCATTACACAAATAAACAGTCATGCAATTTGACAAAGCACATGCCAGTTGCAGGTGACATCATTTCTAATTGTCTGTCTGTTGATGATATCCCCACCAGCTGTAACTCAACCaatcccctcctgtctctcctcagaCATCTTCTCTGGTTCGTCGGCTGCCCCCGGCACGCCCGCGGCCCCCCAGCCCTCCCTGTCGGAGGTGAGCATCCCCCCTTCCCTGGGGGTGTGTCCCCTGGGTCCCACTCCACTCTCCAAGGACCAGGTGTACCAACAGACCATGCAGGAGTCTGCTTGGACACACATGCCACACCCCTCAGACTCCGAGAGGATCAGGTAACAACGCCGTCCGCTGGAATACTGGGGTGTAGACACTGGGCTTTCTCTGAGGAGATATTAACATGCACGTCTGTGCTACTCTCTCCTGTAGGCAATACCTGATGAGGAACCCATGCCCCACCCTGCCATTCCATCATCAGATGCCCCCCCACCACTCAGACTCTATAGAGTTCTACCAGAGACTGTCCACAGAGACGCTCTTCTTCATCTTCTACTACctggaggtaacacacacaccatcccctaTCTGTCCGCTCTTGCCTTGTCACTGTAGGGTCCAATTGCTCACTCTCTCCTTTCTTTGTTTCTCGTTTACTCTCTCTCAGGGCACTAAAGCTCAGTACCTGTCAGCCAAGGCTCTGAAGAAGCAGTCGTGGAGGTTCCACACCAAGTACATGATGTGGTTCCAGAGGCACGAAGAACCCAAGACTATCACTGATGAGtttgaacaggtacagtagaacCTTGGTACCTCCTGTGCTGTTATTGTTGGAGGCACCATGGGTCTGTATAGAACAATGAGCCATTGATGAGCCAACATAGAGTGAGTGATTAATACTGTCCTCCTCCCTCAGGGCACTTACATCTACTTTGACTATGAGAAGTGGGGTCAGAGGAAGAAGGAGGGGTTCACCTTTGAGTACAGGTACCTGGAAGACCGAGACCTGcagtgacagagggaggagaaacGTGCTGCTGTTGACATTCCGAGACTGACCTAACTCCATGCTGTGGATAGAGATTGTGATGTGTAGTAGAACCCTGCTCCTAAAATGGAGGATGTTGTCTGTATAGGCAGCGtctaatggcaccctactccccaCAGTGTACTACTCCGGCCCAAAGCCCTAGTAGTGGGGAATAGAACTCCCTACCTATAacgggctctggtcagaagtagtgtactagggGGGAGTAGGGAGTCGTCACAGATCTGTGCCTGTCTGAACACTCAGTATGTGGCATTACATTAGGAAGCTCCATGCATGTTCCccatgttgtttttgtttttctttctgtttcaacaacaacaaactctgTACTGCCCCCAACTGGAGTATAGAAGCCTTGGACTAAACAACAAGCAAACATACATTGGATTTGGTTACAAGTGAAAAAAGCCCATCTTGCTTGAATTGACTGTAATTAGTGGTTTAGAATGGAGACATACAGTTGTCTAGCTAGCCAGCAGACAGGGCTCCTTTTAAGATGTTATGATGCCTGTTGATTAAGTTCACTATTAGAGATAGTGAGTGATTATCAATAGTTTTATTGATGTTGTCTTGGTCGATAAAACGCTCTGATTGAGAATGACCACATGGCCTCTTCCTTTTGATGGGGATAGAGAGGCATTATTGGACATTGGATTAAATTGCTATGCAATTGAACtggtctctgcctccctctctctttacaaataaaatattttaaagtTTAACTGTGAAAGGAAACGCATCGTCATTGGGGCATTATGTTTGTGAGATTAGCTAATAAAGGATTTGTACCTGAAAGAAGCAGAGTTGTGTTGACATAAAGTTTGCATGATGATGTTCATGGTTTCTATACCATGAAGCACCAGCCACTATTGCCCTTCAAAGTATAACTACTAGTGGAAGGATGAGAACAGTAGAAATAGGATAATTCCCTTTGAGTCGGTGTATATTTACTCAAAAGGGTGTCAACAGTTCTCAGCCTTGCATGTAGTAATCTGTTCAACTCAATTTTATTCGTTATTTTAAATCGCTTCCAAAAGACCGTTTAACAAAACCTGATTCTGCCATTCAGGGCTCTGTTCAATCCGTATCTCAAAAGTTCAGCGCTAGAGTTTGAAAATGTAAAGGTAATGTTCCCGCGTTGACAATCGGAATTACTTTTACGTTTTTATTGCGCAATTCGTAACACTTCAGTGGTAGATTTGAATAGAGCTTAATTCACTGATTGCAACACTGCATTCAATTTACTACTCGTTTATACCAAGTTAAATTGTTTACTGAAATACTGTTGCATAGAATATGAAGCATGCATCAACCATTCAACCTAGAATGTTCTGAAAAAGCTGTTGGTGAATTTAACTTGGTTAGATGGATGAATCAATTGTGTATGGTTAAACTATCATGAGCGGTCTCCAGTGATTTAGTTCATTTAGAGGTTGTCCATGAGATAGACATTTCAGTTCTTTCCTGAAAGAGATTTTTGGAAAAAGGAATCGAGAGAAGTTGAGTTTTGCCTTTTATAAATTCTATTTTTGAAAAAGGGAAGGCTGAAATGTGAATGTCTCAAGAAAATACACTATTTACAGGCTGTTTTATCAAATTAAGTTGTCACGTTTATGCATAGGAGATGTCATGTTGGGGTAAAAACAGGATTGTAAAATTTCAATAAAATACTTTTCTGAAATTGTGATGACTATAAATGTCATATGTAACAATTATTTTGTATTAGAAGATCCATAAACCTATTTCATAAATAGCAAATTCCTAAAAACACTTCGATGTTGCTCAAAGCAACATATGGTCGTTATTATttacatcattgtaaataagaatgtgttaattgacttgcctagttaaaggttaaatacattttttttaaacaaagcaatCCAATGctatagtgcattcagaaagcattcacaccccttccccttttccacattgttacattaaagccttattctaaaatggactaaatacaAATTATCACTCagcacacaacatcccataaagacaaagcgaaaacagttttgtaatacactgctcaaaaaaataaagggaaaacaaacacaatgtaactccaagttaatcacacttctgtgaaatcaaactgtccacttaggaagcaacactgattgacaataaatttcatatgctgttgtgcaaatggaatagaaaacaggtggaaattataggcaattagcaagacacccccaataaaggagtggttttgcaggtggggaccacagaccacttctcagttcctatgcttcctggctgatgttttggtcacttttgaatgctgccggtgctttcactagtggtagcatgagacggagtctacaacccacacaagtggctcaagtagtgcagctcatccaggatgacacatcaatgcgagctgtggcaagaaggtttgctgtgtctgtcagcgtagtgtccagagaatggacgcgctaccaggagacaggacagtacatcaggagacgtggaggaggccgtaggagggcaacaacccagcagcaggaccgctatctccgcctttgtgcaaggaggagcactgccagagcccagcAAAATGacttccagcaggccacaaatgtgcatgtgtctgctcaaacggtcagaaacagactccgtgagggtggtatgagggcccgacgtccacaggtgggggttgtgcttacagcccaacaccgtgcaggacgtttggcatttgccagagaacaccaagattggcaaattcgccactgagcacatgtgacagtctggagacgccgcggagaacgttctgctgcctgcaacatcctccagcatgaccggtttggcggtgggtcagtcatggtgtggggtggcatttctttggggggccgcacagccctctatgtgctcgccagaggtagcctgactgccattaggtagcgagatgagatcctcagaccccttgtgagaccatatgctggtgcggttggtcctgggttcctcctaatgcaagacaatgctagacctcatgtggctggagtgtgtcagcagttcctgcaagaggaaggcattgatgctatggactggcccgcccattccccagacctgaatccaattgagcacatctgggacatcatgtcttgctccattgcaccacagactgtccaggacttggccacctcatcaggagcatgcccaggcgttgtagagaggtcatacaggcacgtggaggccacacacactacgaagcctcattttgacttgttttaaggacattacatcaaagttggatcagcctgtagtgtggttttccactttaattttgagtgtgactccaaagccagacctccatgggttgataaatttgatttccattgataatttgtgttattttgttgtcagcacattcaactatgtaaaaaaataagtattttataagaatatttcattgagatctaggatgttattttacTCTTcctttttttttgagcagtgtgtatagtaccagtcaaaggttgaCACCAACTTGTTctttattttctactttgtataatagtgaagacaaactatgaaataacacatatggaatcatgtaatgaTAAAAATTAAAATCAAGACATTTtatattattcaaagtagccaagagtgtgcagttgtcatcaagggaaagggtggctactttgaagaatctcaaatctaaaatatattttgatttgttaaacccttttttggttactacatgattccatgtgttaattcatagttttgatgtcttcattattattctacaatgttagaaaatagtcaaaataaagaaaaacccttgaatgagtaggtgtccaaacttgactggtactctgtgtgtgtgtgtgtgtgtgcgtacacagacatacatttgcaaaaacccatttctgctttgtcattctggggtagtGATTAAATTGAGTGGaaaaacaattttagaataagtaacgtaacaaaatttggaaaaagtcaaggggtctcaatacttttCGAAAGCACTTTTCAGTAATGAGACAAGGAAGTATTAGTTTAATTTTATTAAAATGGAACAAAATGGAGTCAAAACGTTTTTCAAAAAGCACAACATGCTCTAAAACAAATATACAATCTAAATATATGTTCTTCACTGTTATGGTCGATCTTCTCCCCATGGTTATGCAATGACGCCTGATCAATCAGTCAGTGTGAATGCATTTCACTCAATATGCATTCATTTTGAAATACAAGTTGGTATGTCTGTATATCAGTCTCTCCTGTGTGTAAGTGTATGATAAATTGTATGTGTACTCCtcactttccctctccctccttcttgaCCTTGAGGAACTCTGCCATGTTGGAGAAGTATTTCTGGTTGGCCTCAGCCACCTTCTTCTCTGCTGCATGCGGGTTCACGATCTCCAGTCCCTGAGGAACAGAGTTCAGTTCAAGTTCAATTCCACAACAAACAGAAACAAGGAGGCCACCCCTGCTGGTAAATGCGAACGTTACTGGTGATGAAGTGCTTCATTTGTTGACATAATAAAATCAAATACATGTAGCTTTTTTTCATGTGAAAACAAAAACCAATTAGGCCTACCTGTAGTGGAGTGAAGGCTACGCTGGAACTTGTTCCTGAGGAGTTGTCTCTGACCGAGGACCTCCCGCCGACTGTGGACCTCCCGCCGACTGTGGACCTGCTGCCGACTGTGGACCTGCCGCCGACCGTGGACCTGCCGCCGTATGTCATGTTCTGCTTCTGCAGCTTCCTCTGTAGGGACTTGGATATCCTGGCCTTGGTGGCCTCGTTGACCTGAGCCTGTCTGACGCGTCCGCTGCCCGACTTCCCCAGCTGGCCCAGACTGAAACCCAGGTCCTCCTGGTACGCATCATCCTCAATCTGAGAGAAACAGAGGGTGGTTGGTTAAAAATATTTATTGTAATTACACATAGTAAAATATAGTAACAGCTGTCCTGAAAGACAGATTAGCTGTTCTGACCTCTGCGAAGGTCATCCTGTTGGCATGTTTCCTGATCTCTGTCAGACCCAGACGCTCCTTCATCTTACGATACCTGGACAAGGACAGACAAAAAATGAGACCATCAATAAATACTGTTTAACATTGCACTTTGAAAAAAATGACAACTCAGGACCAGTTATCTACACATCCCTAAAGTAAATACCTccgccctcctctcttcttcctctgtccgTCCAACGGTGCTGGCAGGGGTTTGACAGTCTTCACTGGTGGAGGCTCCTGCCATTTATCAAACTTCTTCTCGATCTCCTCTTTCAGGTCGTAGCCCACCTGCACAGAGAGAATAAGACCAGAGTTAATATGTAACAGACGTTTATTTACCCCTTTCTTCCCTGTTCCAGTTCTCACCTTGCCGTCTGCACTCTCGTGGAAGCTGTCCACTCGGGATGCCAGGGTGCACTTAGCTGAAACCAGGCGTGCTGCCTTTCTCCTCAGGTCCTACAACACAGGGATAACTCTTGTTAGCTTAGGTAAAGCCACAGTCAAACAAAGCTCTTGGGAACACAGCGCCAAGTGTGGTGCACTGACCGGGGGTAGAGTCTGGACCACATCACAGTGGTAGATGTAGCCGGTGTGTGGGAGCAAAGCAGTGCTGCTGAACCCTGACAGGGTCCTCTTCTGGGTTCCCAGTAGCATCAGGTTACAGGCTGGCATCTTAGACAGGTTGGTCAGGCCCCCAGCAATACCTACCACCACAGGGAGGAAGACGACCGTATGATTGGGAGAATCCTGTAAATTATATAAAAAACTAAATCATTATAATCACTGACCCATGATCTTGGCTGCAGTCGAGGCTCCAACGATGACTGACAGATTAGGAGCAATGAATGACATCCTGGACTCCACATATTCATAGATCCTGTGTTTTGATTGGTTCAGCTCTAGCGCCATGTCACAGGCCTCCTCCAACCTCTTCAGTTCATCCTCACCCAGCATCGTCCTGGAAACAAGTCATGTTGATATTCCAACATCATTGAGATGGAAAGGTGGTCTGCAACCAAATGGATGTTACGGTTCCCTGTTGTGTAGATAATGTAAGGTCTATTGatcatatttctatctgaacatt harbors:
- the LOC139421363 gene encoding CCR4-NOT transcription complex subunit 3-like isoform X4 gives rise to the protein MADKRKLQGEIDRCLKKVAEGVEQFEDIWQKLHNAANANQKEKYEADLKKEIKKLQRLRDQIKTWVASNEIKDKRQLVDNRKVIETQMERFKVVERETKTKAYSKEGLGLALKVDPAQREKEETGNWLTNTIDTLNMQVDQFESEVESLFIQTRKKKGEKEDRIEELKRFIERHRYHIRMLETILRMLDNDSVQVDSIQKIKDDVEYYMESSQDPDFEENEFIYDDLDLEDIPAALVATSPTGMGNIEDEMFLHSSSTPTSTTSSSPIPPSPATCTAENSEDDKKRGRSTDSDVSQSPAKNGTSSLLSFSSSANSGSSSSSSLVSMAAIVGGNPGVPTSNSLIGSFSSAVQQHQPQPPQQPVLQPLQQPQQPQTKPCTPSPPSHPLLSTAPSLPTPTTPISASPNSLPQVLPGHILNSSLGLGLGLGKVGMTGTSSANSMSGLGLTGMSASLNTMAGLLSGSTHAPYAQAAALGGLGLSTTTQSSVSVESSSIPTSCSSGVTTNGAGTGLGLLGSSPAHGSLTGGILGLVSGQSVIPGPPLIPLSPVGAAPGGAVGMMGGNGGSMGPIGGVVGSNAAPARPPSGLKQNGSTSYSAVVAESTAESAFSTPSQSQSSQPSSLTSSASQHMDNGPSLISSITLPPSSPSPSFSDSITGGGSLLNGPHSYTQASEGLKLPTDLRQILMETRMSAQVPEPPGAMATATNTRKRKQCQAPEPLSSLKAMAERAALGSGLDGEIPNLHLTDRDIFSGSSAAPGTPAAPQPSLSEVSIPPSLGVCPLGPTPLSKDQVYQQTMQESAWTHMPHPSDSERIRQYLMRNPCPTLPFHHQMPPHHSDSIEFYQRLSTETLFFIFYYLEGTKAQYLSAKALKKQSWRFHTKYMMWFQRHEEPKTITDEFEQGTYIYFDYEKWGQRKKEGFTFEYRYLEDRDLQ
- the LOC139421363 gene encoding CCR4-NOT transcription complex subunit 3-like isoform X3, which produces MADKRKLQGEIDRCLKKVAEGVEQFEDIWQKLHNAANANQKEKYEADLKKEIKKLQRLRDQIKTWVASNEIKDKRQLVDNRKVIETQMERFKVVERETKTKAYSKEGLGLALKVDPAQREKEETGNWLTNTIDTLNMQVDQFESEVESLFIQTRKKKGEKEKQDRIEELKRFIERHRYHIRMLETILRMLDNDSVQVDSIQKIKDDVEYYMESSQDPDFEENEFIYDDLDLEDIPAALVATSPTGMGNIEDEMFLHSSSTPTSTTSSSPIPPSPATCTAENSEDDKKRGRSTDSDVSQSPAKNGTSSLLSFSSSANSGSSSSSSLVSMAAIVGGNPGVPTSNSLIGSFSSAVQQHQPQPPQQPVLQPLQQPQQPQTKPCTPSPPSHPLLSTAPSLPTPTTPISASPNSLPQVLPGHILNSSLGLGLGLGKVGMTGTSSANSMSGLGLTGMSASLNTMAGLLSGSTHAPYAQAAALGGLGLSTTTQSSVSVESSSIPTSCSSGVTTNGAGTGLGLLGSSPAHGSLTGGILGLVSGQSVIPGPPLIPLSPVGAAPGGAVGMMGGNGGSMGPIGGVVGSNAAPARPPSGLKQNGSTSYSAVVAESTAESAFSTPSQSQSSQPSSLTSSASQHMDNGPSLISSITLPPSSPSPSFSDSITGGGSLLNGPHSYTQASEGLKLPTDLRQILMETRMSAQVPEPPGAMATATNTRKRKQCQAPEPLSSLKAMAERAALGSGLDGEIPNLHLTDRDIFSGSSAAPGTPAAPQPSLSEVSIPPSLGVCPLGPTPLSKDQVYQQTMQESAWTHMPHPSDSERIRQYLMRNPCPTLPFHHQMPPHHSDSIEFYQRLSTETLFFIFYYLEGTKAQYLSAKALKKQSWRFHTKYMMWFQRHEEPKTITDEFEQGTYIYFDYEKWGQRKKEGFTFEYRYLEDRDLQ
- the LOC139421363 gene encoding CCR4-NOT transcription complex subunit 3-like isoform X1, whose product is MADKRKLQGEIDRCLKKVAEGVEQFEDIWQKLHNAANANQKEKYEADLKKEIKKLQRLRDQIKTWVASNEIKDKRQLVDNRKVIETQMERFKVVERETKTKAYSKEGLGLALKVDPAQREKEETGNWLTNTIDTLNMQVDQFESEVESLFIQTRKKKGEKEKQDRIEELKRFIERHRYHIRMLETILRMLDNDSVQVDSIQKIKDDVEYYMESSQDPDFEENEFIYDDLDLEDIRESPMDSQELDDESWDDHDDDAHAISSAALVATSPTGMGNIEDEMFLHSSSTPTSTTSSSPIPPSPATCTAENSEDDKKRGRSTDSDVSQSPAKNGTSSLLSFSSSANSGSSSSSSLVSMAAIVGGNPGVPTSNSLIGSFSSAVQQHQPQPPQQPVLQPLQQPQQPQTKPCTPSPPSHPLLSTAPSLPTPTTPISASPNSLPQVLPGHILNSSLGLGLGLGKVGMTGTSSANSMSGLGLTGMSASLNTMAGLLSGSTHAPYAQAAALGGLGLSTTTQSSVSVESSSIPTSCSSGVTTNGAGTGLGLLGSSPAHGSLTGGILGLVSGQSVIPGPPLIPLSPVGAAPGGAVGMMGGNGGSMGPIGGVVGSNAAPARPPSGLKQNGSTSYSAVVAESTAESAFSTPSQSQSSQPSSLTSSASQHMDNGPSLISSITLPPSSPSPSFSDSITGGGSLLNGPHSYTQASEGLKLPTDLRQILMETRMSAQVPEPPGAMATATNTRKRKQCQAPEPLSSLKAMAERAALGSGLDGEIPNLHLTDRDIFSGSSAAPGTPAAPQPSLSEVSIPPSLGVCPLGPTPLSKDQVYQQTMQESAWTHMPHPSDSERIRQYLMRNPCPTLPFHHQMPPHHSDSIEFYQRLSTETLFFIFYYLEGTKAQYLSAKALKKQSWRFHTKYMMWFQRHEEPKTITDEFEQGTYIYFDYEKWGQRKKEGFTFEYRYLEDRDLQ
- the LOC139421363 gene encoding CCR4-NOT transcription complex subunit 3-like isoform X2, which translates into the protein MADKRKLQGEIDRCLKKVAEGVEQFEDIWQKLHNAANANQKEKYEADLKKEIKKLQRLRDQIKTWVASNEIKDKRQLVDNRKVIETQMERFKVVERETKTKAYSKEGLGLALKVDPAQREKEETGNWLTNTIDTLNMQVDQFESEVESLFIQTRKKKGEKEDRIEELKRFIERHRYHIRMLETILRMLDNDSVQVDSIQKIKDDVEYYMESSQDPDFEENEFIYDDLDLEDIRESPMDSQELDDESWDDHDDDAHAISSAALVATSPTGMGNIEDEMFLHSSSTPTSTTSSSPIPPSPATCTAENSEDDKKRGRSTDSDVSQSPAKNGTSSLLSFSSSANSGSSSSSSLVSMAAIVGGNPGVPTSNSLIGSFSSAVQQHQPQPPQQPVLQPLQQPQQPQTKPCTPSPPSHPLLSTAPSLPTPTTPISASPNSLPQVLPGHILNSSLGLGLGLGKVGMTGTSSANSMSGLGLTGMSASLNTMAGLLSGSTHAPYAQAAALGGLGLSTTTQSSVSVESSSIPTSCSSGVTTNGAGTGLGLLGSSPAHGSLTGGILGLVSGQSVIPGPPLIPLSPVGAAPGGAVGMMGGNGGSMGPIGGVVGSNAAPARPPSGLKQNGSTSYSAVVAESTAESAFSTPSQSQSSQPSSLTSSASQHMDNGPSLISSITLPPSSPSPSFSDSITGGGSLLNGPHSYTQASEGLKLPTDLRQILMETRMSAQVPEPPGAMATATNTRKRKQCQAPEPLSSLKAMAERAALGSGLDGEIPNLHLTDRDIFSGSSAAPGTPAAPQPSLSEVSIPPSLGVCPLGPTPLSKDQVYQQTMQESAWTHMPHPSDSERIRQYLMRNPCPTLPFHHQMPPHHSDSIEFYQRLSTETLFFIFYYLEGTKAQYLSAKALKKQSWRFHTKYMMWFQRHEEPKTITDEFEQGTYIYFDYEKWGQRKKEGFTFEYRYLEDRDLQ
- the LOC139421363 gene encoding CCR4-NOT transcription complex subunit 3-like isoform X5, whose protein sequence is MADKRKLQGEIDRCLKKVAEGVEQFEDIWQKLHNAANANQKEKYEADLKKEIKKLQRLRDQIKTWVASNEIKDKRQLVDNRKVIETQMERFKVVERETKTKAYSKEGLGLALKVDPAQREKEETGNWLTNTIDTLNMQVDQFESEVESLFIQTRKKKGEKEDRIEELKRFIERHRYHIRMLETILRMLDNDSVQVDSIQKIKDDVEYYMESSQDPDFEENEFIYDDLDLEDIRESPMDSQELDDESWDDHDDDAHAISSAALVATSPTGMGNIEDEMFLHSSSTPTSTTSSSPIPPSPATCTAENSEDDKKRGRSTDSDVSQSPAKNGTSSLLSFSSSANSGSSSSSSLVSMAAIVGGNPGVPTSNSLIGSFSSAVQQHQPQPPQQPVLQPLQQPQQPQTKPCTPSPPSHPLLSTAPSLPTPTTPISASPNSLPQVLPGHILNSSLGLGLGLGKVGMTGTSSANSMSGLGLTGMSASLNTMAGLLSGSTHAPYAQAAALGGLGLSTTTQSSVSVESSSIPTSCSSGVTTNGAGTGLGLLGSSPAHGSLTGGILGLVSGQSVIPGPPLIPLSPVGAAPGGAVGMMGGNGGSMGPIGGVVGSNAAPARPPSGLKQNGSTSYSAVVAESTAESAFSTPSQSQSSQPSSLTSSASQHMDNGPSLISSITLPPSSPSPSFSDSITGGGSLLNGPHSYTQASEGLKAPEPLSSLKAMAERAALGSGLDGEIPNLHLTDRDIFSGSSAAPGTPAAPQPSLSEVSIPPSLGVCPLGPTPLSKDQVYQQTMQESAWTHMPHPSDSERIRQYLMRNPCPTLPFHHQMPPHHSDSIEFYQRLSTETLFFIFYYLEGTKAQYLSAKALKKQSWRFHTKYMMWFQRHEEPKTITDEFEQGTYIYFDYEKWGQRKKEGFTFEYRYLEDRDLQ
- the LOC139421395 gene encoding U4/U6 small nuclear ribonucleoprotein Prp31, whose amino-acid sequence is MSLADELLADLEEAGDEGEDGLYPGEEGESDGEAGEGQVEGGLEDIPEEMEVDYSGAESVSSIAKLRNSKQFSEIMDKIAIYVEKQRKNSEVSGPVEADPEYKLIVAANNLTVEIENELNIIHKFVRDKYSKRFPELESLVPNSLDYVRTVKELGNNLDKCKNNENLQQILTNATIMVVSVTASTTQGTMLGEDELKRLEEACDMALELNQSKHRIYEYVESRMSFIAPNLSVIVGASTAAKIMGIAGGLTNLSKMPACNLMLLGTQKRTLSGFSSTALLPHTGYIYHCDVVQTLPPDLRRKAARLVSAKCTLASRVDSFHESADGKVGYDLKEEIEKKFDKWQEPPPVKTVKPLPAPLDGQRKKRGGRRYRKMKERLGLTEIRKHANRMTFAEIEDDAYQEDLGFSLGQLGKSGSGRVRQAQVNEATKARISKSLQRKLQKQNMTYGGRSTVGGRSTVGSRSTVGGRSTVGGRSSVRDNSSGTSSSVAFTPLQGLEIVNPHAAEKKVAEANQKYFSNMAEFLKVKKEGEGK